Proteins co-encoded in one Candidatus Poribacteria bacterium genomic window:
- a CDS encoding SUMF1/EgtB/PvdO family nonheme iron enzyme, giving the protein MRKTVSILTFFLFFLIAFTIAQTVSAEWKQNTVINQSSTPVYVVYSTWRSASDNLPSGYRTRGYYRIDPGKQRAFQAWKDNQIYFQVWQDGQPIKPTAGAETFRFWVHPSKGFVIVNPRLNGSVLRDQLTYTSRSISTLRRKDGFMPYVNGSEVQVDSSWVSVSGEGVPMPDRGSPVDVNRDGMVDILDLAEVGSHLGQSGDENAADVDGDGTVTTDDIQLVFDAVNDTRFISDAIRAPVINISPPEGMVLIPAGEFEMGSEAYWNEMPIHKVYIDAFYMDTHEVTNAEYTVFLNAKNDQEPLLQWEWVAMGFSWSTWVSGPRKSLPWINDIGINDFGRIKYVEGKFQVQAGYEDHPVNAGTWYGAMAYAAWAGKRLPTEAEWEKAARGGLSGQKYPWGNTIDSSKANFGNNVGTHGETTPVGSYPANGYGLFDMAGNAYEWCLDEVDLGFYRKSATRNPVSGANSIQEILDNYTNITSQRILRGGAHFFPADYLRVSKRYWYEPTNVHFGFRCVKSVSP; this is encoded by the coding sequence ATGCGAAAAACAGTATCAATCCTCACATTTTTCCTCTTTTTTCTGATTGCTTTCACGATTGCCCAAACGGTATCTGCAGAATGGAAGCAGAATACCGTTATCAACCAATCCTCAACGCCCGTTTATGTGGTCTATTCTACGTGGCGAAGTGCAAGCGACAATCTACCGTCCGGATATCGCACGCGTGGGTATTACCGTATTGATCCGGGGAAGCAACGGGCCTTTCAAGCGTGGAAAGACAATCAGATTTACTTCCAAGTCTGGCAAGATGGACAGCCCATCAAACCGACTGCTGGTGCTGAGACGTTCCGTTTTTGGGTGCATCCGAGCAAAGGGTTTGTGATCGTGAATCCACGTCTGAACGGTTCAGTCCTGCGGGATCAACTGACGTACACGAGTCGATCGATCAGTACACTGCGGCGTAAAGACGGTTTCATGCCGTATGTAAATGGTTCGGAGGTGCAGGTGGATTCGAGTTGGGTGTCCGTGAGCGGCGAAGGTGTGCCGATGCCTGATAGGGGGTCGCCTGTAGATGTCAATAGAGATGGCATGGTGGATATCTTGGATTTAGCGGAGGTAGGATCTCATCTGGGTCAGAGCGGTGATGAGAACGCTGCCGATGTAGATGGAGATGGCACCGTGACGACTGATGATATCCAGTTGGTATTTGATGCGGTTAATGATACCCGGTTTATATCTGATGCGATACGGGCACCTGTGATCAATATTTCTCCGCCAGAAGGTATGGTGCTGATCCCTGCGGGTGAGTTTGAGATGGGCAGCGAAGCGTATTGGAATGAAATGCCTATTCATAAGGTCTATATTGATGCTTTCTATATGGATACGCATGAAGTAACGAATGCAGAATATACGGTGTTTCTGAATGCAAAGAATGATCAAGAACCGCTACTTCAGTGGGAATGGGTAGCGATGGGGTTTTCTTGGTCCACTTGGGTTTCGGGGCCCAGGAAAAGTTTACCGTGGATAAATGATATAGGGATAAATGATTTCGGAAGAATTAAGTATGTAGAGGGTAAGTTTCAAGTGCAGGCAGGTTATGAGGATCATCCTGTAAACGCAGGAACTTGGTATGGTGCGATGGCTTATGCTGCATGGGCAGGGAAACGTTTACCGACGGAGGCGGAGTGGGAGAAAGCTGCGCGCGGAGGTTTGTCAGGTCAGAAATATCCCTGGGGAAATACGATAGATTCGAGCAAGGCAAACTTCGGTAATAATGTCGGCACTCACGGGGAGACGACTCCAGTGGGTTCCTATCCTGCGAACGGTTATGGTCTGTTTGATATGGCGGGGAATGCGTATGAATGGTGTTTAGATGAGGTGGATCTCGGATTTTATCGGAAATCTGCTACGCGAAATCCGGTGTCGGGAGCGAACAGTATTCAGGAGATATTGGATAACTATACAAATATTACATCACAACGTATCCTGCGCGGCGGTGCCCATTTCTTCCCAGCCGACTACTTACGGGTTTCCAAGCGTTACTGGTACGAGCCGACGAACGTCCACTTCGGTTTTCGTTGTGTGAAGTCTGTATCTCCTTAA
- the avd gene encoding diversity-generating retroelement protein Avd yields MAPSTVQAVPKLYDVIMWLMGRVEKFPRSQRFILGDRIINLCLDTLEILIEATYTRKRLPLLQKANVQLEKLRFLIRLCHDFKLISAKQYAYISNEINEVGKLVGGWIKSQGAAS; encoded by the coding sequence ATGGCACCCTCAACGGTTCAAGCCGTCCCAAAACTCTACGATGTGATTATGTGGTTGATGGGGCGCGTCGAGAAGTTTCCACGCTCCCAGAGGTTTATCCTCGGTGATAGGATTATCAATCTTTGCTTAGACACATTGGAGATACTCATTGAAGCCACCTATACGCGCAAGCGTTTGCCTTTGCTTCAGAAAGCCAATGTGCAACTGGAGAAACTTCGGTTTCTCATTCGCTTATGCCATGATTTCAAACTGATCTCCGCAAAACAGTATGCCTACATCTCTAATGAGATAAACGAAGTCGGTAAACTCGTCGGCGGATGGATAAAGAGCCAAGGGGCTGCTTCATGA
- a CDS encoding reverse transcriptase/maturase family protein, with amino-acid sequence MKTYNRLFQRICSFENLLSAARKAQRSKRFQTDVARFNFHLEKEVYRLQTELQTQTYRPGAYHEFYVYEPKLRKISAAPYRDRVVHHALCNVVEPIFERTFIYDSYACRKGKGTHKAVHRFTAFSRKNAYVLKCDIKKYFPSIDHDILKTQFRRKIRDAGVLWLMALIVESSNPQEYVREYFQGDDLLTSLNRQRGIPIGNLTSQFFANIYLNGFDHSVKEDLKCRYYIRYVDDFVVLENDKARLHQVKAEMDTYLTQLRLKLHPHKCQVSPVKDGTDFLGYRIFPTHRRLRASSVRRARRRLRRLVQDYEADKITWADVNHSVQSWLGHIKHADTYGLRRAIFSETVFRRS; translated from the coding sequence ATGAAAACCTACAACCGGCTTTTTCAACGAATCTGTTCGTTTGAGAACCTTCTCAGTGCGGCACGGAAAGCACAGCGGAGCAAACGGTTTCAGACAGATGTTGCTCGGTTCAACTTTCATCTGGAGAAGGAGGTGTACCGCTTGCAGACAGAGTTGCAAACGCAGACATATCGTCCCGGGGCCTACCACGAGTTTTATGTCTATGAGCCGAAACTCCGGAAGATCAGTGCCGCGCCTTACCGCGATCGGGTCGTCCATCATGCCCTGTGCAACGTCGTTGAACCGATTTTTGAACGGACGTTCATCTATGACTCCTACGCGTGTCGGAAAGGCAAAGGGACACACAAGGCAGTGCATCGGTTCACAGCGTTCAGCCGCAAGAACGCCTATGTGCTGAAGTGCGACATCAAAAAGTATTTTCCCTCTATCGACCATGACATCCTGAAAACGCAGTTCCGTCGAAAGATTCGGGATGCAGGTGTGCTGTGGTTGATGGCCCTGATCGTTGAGAGTAGCAATCCACAGGAATACGTTCGTGAATACTTTCAAGGCGATGACCTGCTCACATCGTTGAATCGGCAGCGCGGCATCCCGATCGGCAACTTGACGAGCCAGTTTTTTGCGAACATCTATCTTAACGGGTTCGATCATTCCGTCAAAGAAGATTTGAAATGCCGTTACTATATCCGCTATGTCGACGACTTCGTCGTGCTTGAAAACGACAAAGCGCGACTCCATCAGGTGAAAGCAGAGATGGATACCTACTTGACCCAGTTGCGCCTCAAATTACACCCTCACAAGTGTCAAGTTTCCCCTGTCAAAGATGGTACTGATTTTTTAGGGTATAGGATCTTTCCAACACATCGTCGGCTGCGTGCGTCTTCTGTCAGGCGTGCCCGCCGGCGGTTGCGCCGATTAGTTCAAGACTATGAAGCAGATAAAATTACATGGGCAGATGTAAATCACTCTGTGCAAAGTTGGCTTGGTCATATCAAGCATGCAGATACGTATGGCTTGCGTCGAGCTATTTTTTCGGAAACTGTTTTTCGCCGTTCATAA
- a CDS encoding SUMF1/EgtB/PvdO family nonheme iron enzyme, whose product MSRRGSRVLRGGSWSPSVRLVRVAFRNNNTPTNTNNNGFRCAKTFTESLIMRLPE is encoded by the coding sequence GTGTCACGCCGAGGTTCCCGCGTCCTGCGTGGTGGTTCCTGGTCCCCTTCAGTCCGCCTCGTGCGGGTCGCCTTTCGCAACAACAATACGCCAACGAACACGAACAACAACGGTTTTCGTTGTGCGAAGACTTTTACAGAAAGCCTTATTATGAGGTTGCCAGAGTAG
- a CDS encoding type II toxin-antitoxin system VapC family toxin produces MYYFYFDASALAKRYIEETGSDKIDFLFSNVSLERLRCLTIGVMEVFWICVRKKNDGRISVSQFAESTTYLKSEIVDAQSNFRKISVPDSLVWDSMALIETHSLNSVDAIVLRSALDTAAELRNTTDTLVLVASDQRLLRAARSEGLQVFNPELDAQQTLADWIN; encoded by the coding sequence GTGTACTATTTTTATTTTGACGCGAGCGCGCTCGCAAAACGATATATTGAAGAAACTGGTAGTGATAAGATTGATTTTCTTTTTTCGAACGTCTCTTTGGAACGCTTACGGTGTTTGACAATTGGCGTGATGGAGGTCTTTTGGATTTGTGTCCGAAAGAAAAATGATGGGCGCATTTCGGTTAGCCAGTTTGCTGAATCTACAACCTATTTAAAATCGGAAATCGTTGATGCTCAATCCAACTTCAGAAAAATCTCAGTCCCAGACTCACTTGTCTGGGACTCAATGGCTTTAATCGAGACCCACTCACTCAATAGCGTTGATGCAATAGTCTTACGCTCCGCGTTGGACACTGCAGCCGAACTTCGTAATACAACGGATACCTTAGTACTTGTCGCCTCAGATCAAAGACTTCTCAGAGCTGCTCGCAGCGAAGGATTGCAAGTCTTCAATCCTGAACTTGATGCCCAACAGACACTCGCAGATTGGATAAATTAA
- a CDS encoding Gfo/Idh/MocA family oxidoreductase yields the protein MKTKIGIGIVSFAHGHANAYCNQMQSFDDVELIACWDDNTERGENAATQYGMNYTPHLEDVINHPDIHAVIVTCETNRHAEMVEAAASEGKHILCQKPMALTLEDCDRIAAIVEKTGVKFMMGYQMRRDPANIAMKKLIDSGVLGKIGVLRRRHCINALFSEAFVTGLSRWHIDSEKNMGMFMDDASHATDFIHWMLGKPTSVIAEIDNILTDVAPDDTGLAVYRFAGGEMAILLNTSVTLAGENTTEIYGDEGVVIQNYGDAPSCNIPRPEDAVALKLYTREEPTWRDLGIPIPDGHGERIAGVPRPFIDCLKNDTEPDVTVEDGRVSVEMILGAYRSAQEGRRVRFPL from the coding sequence ATGAAAACAAAGATTGGTATCGGTATAGTTAGTTTCGCACACGGACACGCCAACGCCTACTGCAACCAGATGCAGTCCTTTGACGACGTTGAACTCATCGCATGCTGGGACGATAACACGGAACGCGGAGAAAACGCCGCGACGCAGTACGGTATGAATTACACACCGCATCTTGAAGATGTTATCAACCACCCCGATATTCACGCCGTTATCGTGACATGTGAAACGAATCGACACGCAGAGATGGTGGAAGCAGCGGCTTCAGAAGGAAAGCATATCCTTTGCCAGAAACCCATGGCACTCACGCTGGAAGATTGTGATCGGATTGCGGCGATAGTCGAGAAAACCGGCGTTAAATTTATGATGGGCTACCAGATGCGCCGCGACCCAGCAAATATCGCCATGAAAAAGTTGATTGATAGCGGCGTGTTAGGAAAAATCGGAGTGCTACGCCGCCGACACTGTATCAATGCTCTGTTTAGCGAAGCCTTCGTGACAGGACTCAGTCGTTGGCACATCGACTCAGAGAAGAACATGGGGATGTTCATGGACGATGCCTCACACGCCACCGATTTTATCCACTGGATGCTCGGTAAGCCGACAAGCGTTATTGCTGAGATTGATAACATTTTGACGGATGTCGCACCCGACGATACAGGATTGGCTGTCTATCGATTCGCCGGTGGCGAGATGGCGATTCTACTGAATACGTCTGTAACGCTTGCAGGTGAGAATACAACTGAGATTTACGGCGATGAAGGCGTGGTCATCCAGAACTATGGCGACGCGCCGTCATGTAACATACCGCGTCCCGAAGATGCTGTCGCGCTAAAGTTGTATACACGCGAGGAACCGACATGGAGAGATTTGGGGATTCCAATTCCAGATGGGCACGGGGAACGGATTGCTGGGGTACCGCGTCCGTTTATTGATTGTCTGAAGAACGATACTGAACCTGATGTCACAGTAGAGGATGGACGCGTATCAGTGGAGATGATTTTGGGGGCGTATCGCTCCGCACAAGAAGGACGGCGCGTCAGGTTCCCACTCTAA
- a CDS encoding SDR family NAD(P)-dependent oxidoreductase → MQLKDKVTIITGGGRGIGRAIAIAYAAEGARVVIASRSITQLDEVAAEIAAQNGEVLTVPTDVRVRSEVANLVQKTVDQFGRIDILVNNAGVNPRGRFLDSTDEEWEQGWQINVMGVVHCCRAALPIMQQQGSGNIINVGSGMGQVGRANLSVYCAAKAALHGLTQSIAEEVWEDGIIANVLIPGPVRTELSKPAWENSDTFRAESDPWKPPEQVVASALFLAAQPPATGMTGQILSIMRRNSP, encoded by the coding sequence ATGCAACTGAAAGATAAAGTCACTATTATTACGGGTGGTGGACGCGGTATCGGCAGAGCGATCGCTATTGCTTATGCTGCTGAAGGTGCGCGGGTCGTTATTGCATCGCGAAGCATCACACAACTTGATGAAGTTGCTGCAGAGATAGCCGCGCAAAATGGCGAAGTTCTCACTGTTCCAACCGATGTGCGAGTCCGTTCGGAAGTGGCAAACCTTGTTCAGAAAACTGTTGACCAGTTTGGGCGGATAGATATACTTGTGAACAACGCCGGTGTCAATCCGAGAGGTCGGTTTTTAGATTCTACAGATGAGGAGTGGGAACAGGGATGGCAGATTAATGTGATGGGTGTTGTGCATTGCTGTCGTGCTGCACTGCCAATCATGCAGCAACAAGGTAGCGGAAATATTATCAACGTCGGTTCGGGTATGGGACAAGTTGGCCGTGCGAACCTCAGCGTCTATTGTGCTGCGAAAGCGGCACTCCACGGGTTGACGCAATCCATCGCTGAAGAGGTGTGGGAAGACGGCATCATTGCCAATGTTCTTATCCCGGGTCCCGTAAGAACGGAACTTTCAAAGCCAGCGTGGGAAAACTCAGACACTTTCAGAGCGGAAAGCGATCCGTGGAAGCCACCCGAGCAGGTCGTTGCATCGGCACTTTTTCTCGCAGCACAACCGCCTGCGACCGGTATGACAGGTCAGATTTTGAGTATCATGCGCCGGAATAGCCCGTGA
- the infA gene encoding translation initiation factor IF-1, with amino-acid sequence MGLESEDEERTPSKNDKIEVEGTVIEPLPNAMFRVELDNKHQILAHISGRMRKFFIKILPGDKVTVELSPYDLTRGRITYRKK; translated from the coding sequence ATTGGCTTAGAATCTGAAGACGAGGAACGAACGCCGTCTAAAAACGATAAAATAGAGGTTGAAGGCACCGTTATCGAACCTTTACCCAATGCGATGTTTCGTGTGGAATTGGACAATAAGCACCAAATTCTTGCACACATTTCTGGTAGAATGCGGAAATTCTTTATCAAGATTTTGCCGGGTGATAAGGTAACTGTGGAGCTTTCGCCCTACGATCTGACACGTGGACGGATTACGTATCGGAAAAAGTAG
- a CDS encoding competence/damage-inducible protein A, with the protein MAIELFSIGTELVLGQIQDTNAHWIAQQILQIGGELRRVTMLRDVREEMSEALNSAVERETSLILTTGGLGPTPDDMTVAVVASLIGTKSVVSEETIAEFRKRREMSENDPISEALMKMAIVPEPAVVLQNPAGWAPCISVTHKASTIMMMPGPPREMKAVFEMHIQPLIAQRYRSEVTTARVYVSMFEAEVSPLMQKVMERHTDVYLKAYVSLRKVDGSTMPVDLVSTREDKADAETELQRATDYFQELVVEAGKRFSLEDEE; encoded by the coding sequence GTGGCAATTGAATTGTTCTCAATCGGCACAGAATTAGTCCTTGGGCAGATTCAAGATACCAATGCCCACTGGATCGCACAGCAAATTCTTCAGATTGGTGGCGAGCTACGGCGTGTCACGATGCTGCGCGATGTCCGCGAGGAGATGTCGGAAGCACTCAATTCGGCGGTGGAACGGGAAACGTCGCTCATTCTTACGACAGGTGGTCTTGGACCCACCCCAGATGATATGACCGTTGCGGTCGTCGCTTCGTTGATTGGCACAAAATCTGTGGTGAGCGAAGAGACTATTGCCGAATTTCGGAAACGCCGTGAGATGTCAGAAAACGACCCAATCAGCGAAGCGTTGATGAAGATGGCGATTGTACCGGAACCTGCTGTCGTCTTACAAAACCCGGCGGGATGGGCACCGTGCATTAGCGTTACACACAAAGCGTCCACAATTATGATGATGCCGGGTCCTCCGCGCGAGATGAAGGCAGTCTTTGAAATGCACATTCAACCCTTAATTGCCCAACGTTACCGTTCAGAGGTTACCACGGCGCGAGTTTACGTGAGTATGTTTGAAGCGGAAGTTTCACCGCTGATGCAGAAGGTGATGGAACGCCACACTGATGTTTATTTGAAGGCGTATGTCTCCCTCCGCAAAGTAGATGGCAGCACGATGCCTGTCGATCTGGTTTCAACACGTGAAGATAAAGCCGACGCCGAAACGGAACTTCAACGCGCCACGGATTACTTCCAAGAACTTGTTGTTGAAGCGGGGAAACGTTTTAGTTTGGAAGACGAAGAGTAG
- a CDS encoding prolyl oligopeptidase family serine peptidase — protein MYHEHERDTLAFSHQLYSDTPRHLAFQATTLTEAKAWQQELRAKLIELVGGFPGEPCALASEVLESSEFPTYFRETVQFKSRPEMAVFGYLLTPKHLNGSAPNPAILCLAGHGRGVDDIVGIEEDGSMRSEYGGYQNDFALQCVAHGYTVLAIEQFGFGHRRDPIARERGGGNSSCQPSAGAALLLGQTMVGWRVYDAMRAFDYLATRPEIDTNRLGVMGISGGGTTTFFTAAIDPRVKAAVVSGYFNTFRDSILSLSHCIDNYIPNVLQYAEMYDIAGLIAPRALFVESGTEDTIFPIEATRFAVNEAKAIFKHFDADDKLGLEVFEAGHSFHGVGAFEFLKEVL, from the coding sequence ATGTATCATGAACATGAAAGAGACACCTTAGCCTTCTCACACCAGTTATACAGTGATACACCGCGCCACCTTGCATTCCAAGCGACAACGCTCACTGAAGCGAAAGCGTGGCAACAGGAACTTCGGGCAAAACTTATCGAACTGGTCGGTGGGTTTCCCGGAGAACCGTGTGCCTTAGCATCGGAAGTTTTAGAATCGTCCGAATTCCCGACCTATTTCCGTGAGACGGTGCAGTTTAAGAGCCGTCCAGAGATGGCTGTCTTCGGTTATCTGCTTACGCCTAAGCATCTCAACGGTTCAGCACCGAACCCAGCGATTCTTTGTCTCGCAGGACATGGGCGCGGCGTGGACGACATCGTGGGCATTGAGGAAGATGGTAGCATGCGATCAGAATACGGTGGCTACCAAAACGATTTCGCACTCCAATGTGTTGCGCACGGTTACACTGTACTGGCGATCGAACAATTCGGATTCGGTCACCGACGTGACCCGATTGCGCGCGAGCGCGGCGGCGGTAATTCCTCCTGTCAACCGAGTGCGGGGGCAGCACTCCTTCTCGGACAAACGATGGTAGGGTGGCGGGTTTATGATGCGATGCGAGCATTTGACTATTTGGCGACGCGCCCGGAGATTGACACAAACCGTCTCGGTGTGATGGGTATCTCAGGCGGTGGCACAACGACCTTCTTTACCGCCGCGATTGACCCCCGTGTTAAAGCGGCTGTCGTGAGTGGCTATTTTAACACATTTCGGGACAGCATCCTGAGTCTCAGCCATTGTATAGACAATTACATACCAAATGTGCTACAATATGCAGAAATGTACGACATAGCCGGACTCATCGCACCGCGTGCGCTCTTTGTTGAATCGGGTACGGAAGACACGATTTTTCCGATTGAAGCCACCCGCTTCGCGGTTAATGAGGCAAAAGCAATTTTCAAACATTTCGACGCTGATGATAAATTAGGACTTGAGGTGTTTGAAGCCGGACATAGCTTCCATGGCGTTGGTGCATTTGAGTTTCTGAAAGAAGTACTCTAA
- a CDS encoding DUF1015 domain-containing protein produces the protein METTVIPFCGLRYNTVQIDKIENVIAPPYDVIKTEERLTLEARHPANIIHLILSQPCEDDTEDANQYTRAAALMNRWISDDTLVQDPTPRYYIYDQSFSAPDGKNYTRRALIALVKLEPFENKIILPHEKTHAGPKADRLNLMRACHANLSPIFLLYGDPSGDIEQIMQSFTDAYPPEVDCPETFGSTHQLWCLDDTERNREIQELFSSKRLLIADGHHRYETALAFQEEMTQKLPNTESTGYGYMMMNLVRMESPGLAVLAIHRLLDNLSPHQISRAIAKLPEVFEVHEIDTQANLMAKLEALKGKSAAVGMYTADDNYHLLIPHATLPRQLDVSLVQETLIKEMFQVETLAEHISYTAYADDAVEHVKSRVGSVALLMNPTPVEQVLDVAMAGSTMPQKSTYFYPKMATGLVLNLLNR, from the coding sequence ATGGAAACAACAGTTATACCGTTTTGCGGCTTACGTTACAATACAGTACAGATAGACAAAATTGAGAACGTCATCGCTCCACCGTATGATGTGATCAAAACTGAAGAACGACTTACTTTAGAAGCACGCCATCCTGCCAATATCATTCATTTAATTTTAAGCCAACCTTGTGAAGATGACACTGAGGACGCTAATCAGTATACGCGAGCCGCGGCACTGATGAACCGGTGGATTTCAGACGATACACTTGTACAGGACCCAACACCGCGATATTACATCTACGATCAATCGTTTAGTGCGCCAGACGGAAAAAACTACACCCGCCGTGCTCTGATTGCCCTCGTCAAACTCGAACCCTTTGAAAACAAAATCATCCTCCCGCACGAAAAGACACACGCCGGTCCGAAGGCAGATCGGCTTAATCTCATGCGTGCATGCCACGCGAACCTCAGTCCCATCTTTCTGCTTTATGGCGATCCGAGCGGCGATATTGAACAGATTATGCAAAGTTTCACCGATGCATATCCCCCTGAAGTTGACTGTCCAGAGACCTTCGGCAGTACACATCAATTGTGGTGTTTAGATGACACAGAACGCAATCGTGAGATTCAAGAACTTTTTTCATCGAAACGGCTTCTGATTGCTGACGGACACCACCGTTATGAAACCGCGCTGGCTTTTCAGGAGGAAATGACGCAAAAACTGCCGAACACCGAATCGACTGGTTACGGCTATATGATGATGAACCTTGTCCGGATGGAGTCTCCCGGTTTGGCTGTCTTGGCGATTCACCGATTGTTAGATAATCTAAGTCCTCATCAGATTTCGCGGGCTATTGCGAAATTGCCTGAAGTATTTGAAGTGCATGAGATTGACACGCAAGCAAATCTTATGGCAAAATTGGAGGCATTGAAAGGGAAATCAGCTGCTGTCGGCATGTACACGGCAGACGACAACTATCACCTATTAATTCCACACGCAACATTACCACGGCAATTAGACGTAAGTCTCGTACAAGAAACTCTCATCAAAGAGATGTTTCAGGTTGAGACATTAGCGGAACATATTAGTTACACGGCTTACGCAGATGATGCCGTTGAACACGTAAAAAGCAGAGTGGGTAGCGTTGCGCTCCTCATGAACCCGACACCCGTTGAACAAGTGTTGGACGTGGCTATGGCGGGTTCAACAATGCCACAGAAATCGACTTATTTCTATCCAAAAATGGCGACCGGGCTGGTTTTAAACCTGTTGAATCGATAA
- a CDS encoding cysteine synthase family protein, producing the protein MSQRKPEKVNLSEYPLLQIIGQTPLAKIDLFADELPNVEIYAKIETYNPGGSIKDRPVLRMLTEAIASGELTREKVILDSSSGNAGIAYAMIGAALGYKVELVIPDNASEERKKRIHSHGAKIIYTDAILGYDEALREVDRRHEADPEKYFFKSQYENENNWRAHYDTTGVEIWQQTGGNVTHFVAGVGTGGTITGVGKRLKTYNPDIQVCSIAPEVFPGIEGLKPLGHPDDIVPEILDASVIDHRIPATIENAHEMCSRLARRGWFVGQSSGGYLYGAYKVAQEIQEGIIVTVFNDLGERYFSTRLWD; encoded by the coding sequence ATGAGCCAGCGAAAGCCTGAAAAGGTGAATCTTTCAGAGTATCCACTGCTTCAAATCATAGGCCAGACACCGCTTGCCAAAATAGATCTCTTTGCTGATGAGCTGCCAAATGTCGAGATTTATGCAAAGATAGAAACCTACAACCCTGGTGGCTCAATCAAAGACCGACCTGTTTTAAGAATGCTTACGGAGGCGATTGCCTCTGGAGAACTCACGCGGGAAAAAGTTATCCTTGACTCGAGTTCCGGTAACGCTGGGATCGCTTACGCGATGATAGGCGCGGCTCTCGGCTATAAAGTTGAACTTGTGATTCCAGACAACGCCAGTGAAGAGCGAAAAAAACGCATTCATTCACACGGCGCGAAAATTATCTATACCGATGCCATCCTCGGTTATGATGAGGCGTTGCGAGAGGTTGACCGCCGCCACGAAGCGGATCCAGAGAAGTATTTTTTTAAATCGCAATACGAAAACGAAAACAATTGGCGGGCACATTACGACACCACTGGGGTTGAAATCTGGCAACAGACAGGGGGGAACGTTACGCACTTCGTCGCGGGTGTCGGAACGGGTGGCACTATCACAGGGGTCGGCAAACGCCTGAAGACCTATAATCCAGATATCCAAGTCTGCTCGATTGCGCCTGAGGTGTTTCCGGGGATCGAAGGACTCAAACCCTTGGGGCATCCAGATGACATCGTGCCAGAGATTCTCGACGCATCTGTAATTGATCATCGCATTCCGGCTACGATTGAAAATGCGCATGAAATGTGTAGCCGACTGGCTCGACGGGGTTGGTTCGTCGGGCAATCTTCGGGTGGCTACCTTTATGGGGCATACAAAGTCGCCCAAGAAATTCAGGAAGGTATTATCGTCACAGTCTTTAACGATCTCGGCGAGCGTTATTTTAGTACACGCCTATGGGATTAA